The sequence below is a genomic window from Sylvia atricapilla isolate bSylAtr1 chromosome 26, bSylAtr1.pri, whole genome shotgun sequence.
CCACTCCACATTGCCCAGTGCGGGTTTGGGGGTCACCGATGGTTCAGGAGAGCAGCCTGGTCTGAGGGAATGCATGTTGCTCACTCAAGGGTGGTTTTGTGGGGAGATGTTGAATCAAAATGTTTGCTAATCACCCAAATCATCATGTGTCACCAGCAGAGCCGGGCTCAGACCCAAAATACTGAAGACACTTCATCtttgctcctgcccagctgcctcagtgccctgggctgaaGCCAGATGTGACCCCGCCggccaccccagccctgcagccactcAGATCCAACCATGACCTGATGGCTCCATTAAATCCTGAAGACAGGCAGACTGGCATGAGCCACCACGTCACCCAATGCCTGGCTGACCCCCTCTGTCAGCCAGCCCACCCCGGTGGCCCTGCAGTGGCCCCTTCCCTCTGGGAGCATcattgctgctcctgctgcggGGCTTTTCTCCAATGCAAATCCACGCCAGGGTATTTATAGCGCCCTTATCCCAGCAGAGCCTATTTTGGGCTGATGCTCAGgcaccagagcagcacaggttATTTTAACCCAGCGCTGGGTTATTTTCAGAGCTGCCCTTCTCTGCAcgtgctcagaaatggtttccaACTATCAGGCCCTTTTTGGGTTTGGGGAAActggggaaaggggagaagagTGACCATGCAAAGGAATTTCAGAGATTTAAAGTTAAACCAGcatctgcagcagagctgcctgtgacACACCTGTCTGGGATCCACCTGGAATCTTGGAAGGCGGACTGTCTGCAGGATAGCCCTTGAGCAAACGGCAGGAGGGGAAAGATttctggagcacagagctgagggcCCAATGACATGCAGTGACATGCCCAGTGACACAACACGCAAGAGACAAAGGAGAGCCAAGAGCTAGATGCTCCGAAAACGTCCAGGGTCACCAGCTGGTGGCCCTAGGCCCAGGAGGGAGCAATGGCTTTGTTCCACAGAGGCAGGAACAGCGCCACGGCATGGGACATGCTCCTCATCCTCTGCATGCAGGGAACCCCAGCTCTGTTCTCACCACATGCCATCCTGGAACAGCCAGGGAGGGGAGACTTCTGGAGCCACCCTGTCCTGATCCAGACACTGCAAGAAGCAACTGCAGTATTTACCAAGCAGTCAGGCTGGAGTTTCAGCAGTGTTGCAGTGGGGCTCgctcagctcagagctgggagcagcagctgggccgtggcagagcccacagcccgTTCCCCAACCCAGGGGTGCCATGGATGGCAttctgccagggcagcagcccaTGGCAATAGCATCCAGAGGGatccagctccatcccccagcatagcagcagggctggagaagtcaggatttttatttttttttctgttaaatccCACAAGGTCTTGCCTTGTCCATGTAAGAAAGCTCAGCAGGGCCTCTACAGCCCTTTTCCCTCACCCTTAGCCTCAgcctcctgtccccagtgccttCCCTATGCCACCCCACCTTCCTCTTGCCTCAGTGTCCCTCTCTGCCCCGTGGAGGGATGTGCCAGGGGTGTCTCGGGGGTGGCAGGGCAGTCCCAAGGCCACTGGGttcagctggcagggagcacagccctgccccgtGACCTCCAGCTCCCATTGGGATTGAGAGGATCACGCCACCCGCTGGGAAAAGTGAGTCAGGGCCTGAGCCACTGCCAGCCCCTATTCCTGGCATCCCACCCCAGCCACACTCCCAGCCCCGTGGGCCAGCAGCAAGTAAAAGTTGGGAAGGATTATGGTGGGAGGAGCCCCTGGATGAAGTTCCACCCACCTCCCCAATTTACCCAATCCCCCTCCCCAACTCTTGCCCCAtctgccacagcccctgcccaccaTGTAGGTCtcaatgcatttttattaaattcttaCAAAACAGAATACAAAATTCTGGCATCAACAATTGTTATAAAGGAAAACTTCAATTCAGCTGTATCAGGTCACCTGGTACATACAGTAAAGTgcttctttttgtgtgttttttttctctttttttttgttttttttttttttttttttttgtccttttttttttttttttagcattttcatttttatttcccagccAGCCCCCAAGCAGAGGCCGCTGTTGCACAAACCAACAGTGCGTTAACGTGACTCTTGTTGAACCAGCTTTGGCAGTCTTCATCAATTGTAAAGTGGAGAAAGTTTCTCCTGGTTTGATAAAAAAGAGTTAGCTTCACAGTAAACGTTTCTAACCAGTTCTAAGTCGAGTTAGTTGGCTGGAGGGAGGGTTGgggggggaaggagaggaagcaaAAACACTTAACATttccagcttaaaaaaaaaagaaaaaaaaaatttgaagttgGTTTCCAAGATAGATGCTCTTTGGGGGGGAAAGcttggaaagaggaagaggaggaagaaggatgTTGGCAAGAGGGGGTCGCTGGTGCTGGACCACGGGAGCATCTGTCTGGAAACCGCCCCGGGagaggtgctggcagcagggagggacacCTGGCCCTGGCACAAGGGTATCCCcagccatccctgtccctccagggCACCTCTgggtgcccagcactgccacgaGCCAGGCTGGAGGTTTTCCAGTGGATCCCCAGCCCTAGAGGCATTTAAGGATTCTCTACCaatgcacagccccagccatggGTCAGCCCTGGTGCCAGGAGCACCGGgtccaaaccaaaccccaccccaaatGTGAAGCTGAGCCCAGGAGGAGCTCTGATGCTCCCAGCACATCCTCCAACTCCCACAGCATCTTCTTGCTGCACATCCCCGGCCGAGGACACGcagggggacacaggcaggGTCACCCAGGCCTTCCCCAGAGTGTGTGgtgtattttatacatatacaGATATAAAAGAGATCGCTCTTATGCATGGGGAAAAAGGGGTAACTCAGTTTGCcaacaaaagcagcacaggggacagaTAAATTTTGGAGACATCCCCCTGCCATCCCCTTCCcatgacttttttgttttttaaaaaaaggctgcGGCGTGCAGCATCAACGATAGCTTCACAATACCAGCTCAAGGCATCGCGTACTGTACATCATTCAAGTATTTCTTAATATAAGACAACAAAGAATTATCTACAACCGATAAAACAAAATAAGCTATAAAAAGTAACAATGTACAAtcaagatggatttttttttttttctttctgttaaagGAGGCCTCTCCAGGGTGTCCCGGTGCCTGTGGGGGGTCTCCCCTCACCACTGCCTTGCTCCTCCCCACCCGGCACAGGGGGACCGGGGACACACGGGGAAGAGGGAGATCACAAGTGTGAGGCAGTTTTggggggtgggatggggatggagtCACCCTCCCCAACCCCCCTGGGTGAGCAGAAAGGCTGAGAAGGGTGAGAGAAGATGGTCCCTGCCCTAAACTCCATCAACACCCGAGATCATCGTCTCCCAATATAACTCACACACACCTCcctgaaacaaaaacaacatATATTGCATAGTATTGCTGTCAGcagtcttaaaataaaaaggagaactttctcttttttccagagACAGCAACTGTCTTCAGCTGAAGACCCAGGGAAGTCTGctccccagctcagagctcccAATCCCTCCCCTGTGCACACGATGGGCCGAGGCTGCTTTTGCAAAATATAAAGCTCAAAGCAGTGGGTGGGAAGGGACGGGAGGTGGCTATGGAGGGAGCACTGTCCTCCCAGCGGGATGGAGGCTGGCAGTGGGTGCAGCCTGGTGGCTCAGCCCAAAGCAGTGCCTGcggcagggagcaggggctgtCAGGGGGCTCTGGAGGCTGGTCTGGCCCCAAGCACAGGCATTGCTCACCTGGACAGACCCAAAAACCAGCCAAGAGGCTCCCCCTGACTCAGCATCCCGAGTCCTTCCCACCCCAAAGCAAACTCCAAGGAAAGGACAACACCATGCACGCCTGAACACACGTGAGCAGGGATGCACGTGTATGACCAAGCACACCAGCACTCTCCAGCCTCTGAAGACCCTGCTGCCCTGACCCCAAACCttccagccccacatcccaaGCTGTCCACACActgctcccctgtgccctggcctTTGGGTGCTGCCATGAGCCTGGCTGCTCACTCACAGGCACCCCCGGGGCACTGGGCACTCTCTGTGCAccccaaccctcctgccacagcagcctcagggcCAGCCCAAAGCCATGGCAGGTCTCACTGTCCTGCAGCAGGTCCCGATGCTCTCTGAGGGGGTCCTTGCTTTCCCCAGAGCACACAATTCCCAGAGAGTGTTTCTGGCTGCTCTGGCCACCCTGAACACCTCATCCCCCTTGCACCTCCCCAAGggcacagccaccagccctTCCAAAACCCGGGGTGCAACACCTGACCTGGCAcaagagcacagccctggatgCCCAAGCATCCCCCGGGGAGCCGCCAGCCGGAGCgtgggaggaaaggaagacaTTTCTCCGTGCCCTGTAGAGAAGCACAGCTGGCAGTTCAAAACCAACAGTaatcaaaaaggaaagaaagaaaaaaaaaaaaaaagacagaaataaaaaggggtGTGAATAGCTTATTCTGGAAGGAGGCTGCCGAGGAGAGAGGGTGGGTTGGGTGCTGCTCCCTTGCTGGCACCGTCTCTCCCCAGCCCAAGCGGTTCCCTGCACAACGCCcactgtgtccccaggagcagagctggggacagcacagaggggctccCCACACCTCCACACCGGGCAGGTGCCTCCCGGGCCCCAGGAAGGGGTTTCTGTGGGATCTGCCCCAACATCAGAGAGaaacctgcagctctgaggggaGGGACAAGGTTAAAACGCAACTCCTGTTGTTGAAAACGCGACCGAGGGTCTTTTGTTCACAGTATGAAATGAGCTGAAATTGTCAAAGCAGCCGCGGATACAAAGAGTCCTTTGGTGTCggggaggggggaaaatgtCAGAGGAGAAACCAagagctgggaaaacaaaagtCTGTGTGTCTGTCAGATGTCCTTGAGTGTGCCCTGGGTGAAGCAACCTCACACTTGATttaatacctttaaaaaaaaaaaaaaaaagatcttaaaCAAACCCTCCCACCCCCAGACCTACAAGATCAGCAAAACCTTGGAAACCAGCCACAGGGACGAGTCCTGATCTTGTCACTAGCCAGAAACGGTGGGGTcaggggggaaaggggaagaaagaaaggagaagaagggGGGACATGGGGTACAGCAGGTGCGAGGGGCACTGCTCAGGCTTGGTCGGCCACCAGGACCAGCGGGGCCACCAGGTGCTGCCCAGAGGCCACTGCCTTGGCCAGGCTGCTCTTCTGCCGCCGCTTGGCCAGCTTGGACTCAGAGGGGGGGGAGAGCTGCATGGCCCGTGAGGTAGCTTTGATGATGATGGGTCGTGCTTCCTCctccacctcttcctcctcgTCCTCGTCGTGCCGTGTCAGCTGGCGGTTGACAGCGATGGCCTCAGCAGCAAAGGAGGTGAGCTCTTTGgcactgctgttcctgcaggggAGGCATGGGCTCAGGGGGGCGTGGGGGGCTGGTGGAGGTCGGGGTTAAATATGTGGGCGTCCCTTCTCATATGCTGGCCATGCCAGACTGGTCAGACACCAAAAATATGGCCCAAACCCAAAGTGGCGGGGCTGTGCAGACACAGAGTCTTGGCAGAGCCcccaaaaagcaaaaggaatggACAGTAGTGCTGAGGAGTGGAGTCAGGGTCAGGGGGCTGGGGGTTAATCCCAGGGCAACCCACACTCACCTCTGCAGGATGATGGGGGTTGGCAGGGTGTTGTCCGGGGCACACTGCAACAAAATGCAGCCAGTCAGAGCCAGGATTGTGCAGACAGGTGTTCCCCACCCCGGCTTTTGGGAGCAGAGAGCAAGGAGGGGACACCAACACTCACCCCCTGCACCCAGGGGTGCTCCAGGACCTGGGCTGCGCTGAGCCGCTTCTTGGCATCTCTCACCAGCAGCTTGGAAATGAGGTCTTTGGCTCCAAAGGAGATGTGCGCCCAGTCCTTGTCAGGAAACTCGTACTTCCCCTCCTGGATACTCTCAAAGAGCATGTTCTGAGCAGGGGGAGAAACAACAGGGCCTCAGGCAGGAGTGCTGCAGCCAAACCGGGGCTGGCTTTGGGCGCTGCTGGGGTGTCCCACGCACCTGGCAGGTGTGACACGCCTCGCCCCGGTCCCAGCCGCAGTCGGAGCCGCAGTGGCCCACAAAGGGGGGGTACCCGCTCAGCATGATGTACAGGATGACACCCAGGCTCCACAGGTCACAGCGCTTGTCATAGATGGAGGCCTCCTCGTTGAAAGCTTCCACCACCTCTGGGGCCATGTACTCGGCTGAGCCGCACTGCGGGGACAGGCGGGGTGAGCCCCGAAGGGTGGGGACCAACGGGGCAGGGTGGGCTGGGAGGGTCCTGCCACATCTCCAGGGCTGCACCTCTGAAGGGAAGCTGCAGACGTGGCTGCTCCCCAGCTTTCCTCCCACCGCATCACCCTGCTGGGTTTCCCACCACAGATGACGCCACAGACCCGCCTCTCTGGGGTCACCCAACAGCAGCTGCCACCCcgaaggaaataaaaaaaagcctaaaGGGCGCAAACCCATGGCGTTAAACAGCCACAGGACCCAGAGCACTGGCGCCACCCAACCGGCTCAGCCCCAGCGCCCGGAGCGGCCGCGGCACACGGCGGGACGAGGCTGCCGCGCCTCTTCCTCCCGGCACAGGCGGAGCGCCGCGCAGGAGCCGGGCCGGGAGGAGTTAACCCCGGAGCGGGGAGAGGCAGAGCCGGCGGCCCCATTCCCCTATCGCTCCAGGGACTCGGGGCCTTTCCAGCGCATGACCCGCAGCCCACACAGGCCCCGTGACCAGGGCAGAaaagagctgcagccagcagataATCGCCCCGTAACCAGAGAGGCCTCCCGACGAGGGGCCTCGGCAGCCGCAGCAGCTGATGCCACCGCAGGAAAACAACCCTCCCAGCCCCGGTCCCGGTGGGAATGCGGCGGCCGCGGCTCTCCGCCCCCCGGGGGCTGAGAACGGGGAAACTCGGGACACCTCAGGACTGGGATCCCGCCCCGGGAGGAAGGAGGGGGCCGGCCGCTGTGCACACGGGCTCGGCTCTGCCCTCCCCGGCACCTTCGCATCCCGAAAATAAACCGGGCCGCAGGGCGACACCCTGCACGGGGGGCGATAGAGGGGAGCGGGGCTTTCTGCAGGAGacgggggacagcggggagcTCTCGGGGCGTCCACCCCGCAGCCCGGAGGCTCGGCGCCTCTCCCTCGCCCAGGGGCCGGGGAAGCACggcggcccccggcccggcgctgACCCACTTCTCCCCGGCGGGCTCGGCGCAGCCGCCGCGGCTGCTCGGGCTGTTGCTAAGGCTCACGGCAGCCCGGGCGCTGCGCCAGCCCCTCCCCGGCCCCCCCGCGTTATGTAACCGCAGCCCGCCTGCCGCGGCGGGGGGGACGGGGGACACGCTGCATCAGCGACGGCAGCGATGAGCGGGGAGTGTCCATGCACAGCTCTGTTCCCGGGGCCTGCGGGGCAGCTGGGGGGGGTCCCCGGGGACAGGCTCACCCCTCAATGGGGGGGGCTCACACGCTTACCGGGGTGAGCAGCTCCGGAGTGGAGATGGGGGAGCAATCGCCGTTCAGTTTGATGCCACTTCCCAGGTCAAAGTCGCAGATCTTCACTGGGGAGAcctggggagaggggggaagACATGGTCGGCGACCCCCCTGGCATCCCCCGGGAGCCACAGGCAGCACCCCGGAGACCACAGCCCTGTTTCCAGGCCACAGCTGCTCAATGCCAGGTCCTGTCATGCTTCGCACCACGCTGTGCTGTGGCATatggggggtgtgtgtgtgtccctggcaggacttgttgtgtctgtgtgtccttGGCAGAACCCTCCTGCACTCCCCACCTCAGGAATTACCCCACTGTGCCCACCCCACCCCAGGCAGCACACCCTGCTCCCAACCCTGGCTGCTCCCCGCTCACCTGGTCCAGGCTCTCACACAGGATATTTTCTGGTTTCAGATCCCTGTGTGCAATCCCTGGGGGCAAAAGAGCCAATGAGGGTAAAAATCCCCCTCCTACAAGACTGCTATAGTGTAAAGTctgggggtggcacagggacccCTCCCTCCCTACCCCAAACCACTGCCTGCACCCTGGCAAAAGGCAAAATTTGCTGCTGGCCCTGAATCCCAACCAAACTGGAAGAACAGGATCtgcaccacaaaaaaacccttgtgATGCAGCTGGGCCTGACTCTGTGCGCTGGGATGGGCACTGTCCCCTGGGCAGGAGGGTGGGGGGAGGCAGTGACACCCCCGGGAGGCCCACTGCACCCCAGGGCGTTCTCAGTGGCACCTGGGGCGTCCCAGCTCACCTTTGTTGTGCAGAAAGTGCAGGGCGCTGGCGATATCCTGCACCACCACGCTGGCCTCCAGCTCGTTGAAGTGGCGTCTCCGGTGGATGTGGGTCAGGATGGAGCCTGTGGCCgggtgagagcagagctggggctcgTGGGGGT
It includes:
- the MKNK2 gene encoding MAP kinase-interacting serine/threonine-protein kinase 2 isoform X1, encoding MVQKKSEIPGFHRSFKGQNPFDLEFDQSNHLEPVFNFECPPRPDMPSSQPIDIPDAKKRNKKKKRCRATDSFSGRFEDVYQLQEEVLGEGAHARVQSCVNLITNKEYAVKIIEKRLGHIRSRVFREVEMLYQCQGHRNVLELIEFFEEEERFYLVFEKMRGGSILTHIHRRRHFNELEASVVVQDIASALHFLHNKGIAHRDLKPENILCESLDQVSPVKICDFDLGSGIKLNGDCSPISTPELLTPCGSAEYMAPEVVEAFNEEASIYDKRCDLWSLGVILYIMLSGYPPFVGHCGSDCGWDRGEACHTCQNMLFESIQEGKYEFPDKDWAHISFGAKDLISKLLVRDAKKRLSAAQVLEHPWVQGCAPDNTLPTPIILQRNSSAKELTSFAAEAIAVNRQLTRHDEDEEEEVEEEARPIIIKATSRAMQLSPPSESKLAKRRQKSSLAKAVASGQHLVAPLVLVADQA
- the MKNK2 gene encoding MAP kinase-interacting serine/threonine-protein kinase 2 isoform X2 yields the protein MVQKKSEIPGFHRSFKGQNPFDLEFDQSNHLEPVFNFECPPRPDMPSSQPIDIPDAKKRNKKKKRCRATDSFSGRFEDVYQLQEEVLGEGAHARVQSCVNLITNKEYAVKIIEKRLGHIRSRVFREVEMLYQCQGHRNVLELIEFFEEEERFYLVFEKMRGGSILTHIHRRRHFNELEASVVVQDIASALHFLHNKGIAHRDLKPENILCESLDQVSPVKICDFDLGSGIKLNGDCSPISTPELLTPCGSAEYMAPEVVEAFNEEASIYDKRCDLWSLGVILYIMLSGYPPFVGHCGSDCGWDRGEACHTCQNMLFESIQEGKYEFPDKDWAHISFGAKDLISKLLVRDAKKRLSAAQVLEHPWVQGCAPDNTLPTPIILQRVAEHGTEQPGGAGKVRIEWVQNPFPMPRRSTHPLWQAHRPLGGTTVCRG